From the Patescibacteria group bacterium genome, one window contains:
- a CDS encoding histidine triad nucleotide-binding protein, whose protein sequence is MNAVEDCLFCKIAQKEASSDVVFEDDKFIAFHDVHPQAPLHLLIIPRKHIHSIDHIQEEDKELMGDLILTAQKVARQHNLAGYKLHFNVGREGGQVIDHIHLHLLAGLPAQTGKKP, encoded by the coding sequence ATGAATGCCGTAGAAGATTGTTTATTTTGCAAGATAGCACAAAAAGAGGCATCCTCCGACGTTGTCTTTGAGGATGACAAGTTTATTGCGTTCCATGACGTTCATCCACAAGCTCCTCTTCATCTCTTGATTATCCCGAGAAAGCACATTCATTCCATTGATCATATTCAGGAAGAAGACAAAGAACTAATGGGAGATTTAATCTTGACCGCCCAAAAGGTCGCACGCCAGCACAACCTTGCCGGATACAAACTTCATTTCAACGTTGGCAGGGAAGGAGGACAGGTGATAGACCACATCCATCTTCATTTATTGGCAGGTCTGCCTGCGCAAACAGGTAAGAAACCATGA
- a CDS encoding GatB/YqeY domain-containing protein, with product MKSEISNGVDLKKQLKEDLKTSLKEGDEVRTGTLRMLMAAMVNKEKEALRQAQGKDEELSDEEIQAVVAAEAKKRREAEEAFLKGGRPELAEKEKQELKVLLTYLPEQLTQDQIRTLAKEAIQKTGAASIKDMGKVMGELTPQIKGKADGALVANIVKDLLTSK from the coding sequence ATGAAAAGCGAAATTTCTAACGGGGTGGACCTCAAAAAACAATTAAAAGAAGACCTGAAAACCTCCCTCAAAGAGGGGGACGAGGTTAGAACTGGCACCTTGAGAATGTTGATGGCTGCCATGGTGAACAAAGAAAAAGAAGCCCTCAGGCAAGCTCAGGGTAAAGATGAAGAACTTTCAGACGAGGAGATACAGGCAGTGGTGGCAGCTGAGGCAAAAAAGAGAAGGGAGGCAGAAGAAGCCTTTTTGAAAGGAGGAAGGCCCGAGCTTGCAGAAAAGGAAAAGCAAGAACTCAAGGTTCTTTTAACATACCTCCCAGAGCAACTCACACAAGACCAGATCAGAACCCTTGCGAAAGAAGCCATTCAAAAGACCGGAGCTGCAAGTATAAAAGACATGGGCAAGGTGATGGGTGAACTTACCCCCCAGATTAAAGGAAAAGCAGATGGCGCCTTGGTGGCAAATATTGTAAAAGACCTGTTGACTTCAAAATAG
- the lepB gene encoding signal peptidase I — protein MNMKGLFQFGFEVAKVVIIALVIVVPLRVFVFQPFLVRGDSMEPNYHSGDYLIVDQLSYRLRSPERGEVIVLKFPFDLSQRFIKRIVGLPGETVEVKDGKVLVYGEEEGQRDAVVLDESIYLPLDLTTPGSARIDLKKQEYFVLGDNRPFSSDSRKWGVLSKELIVGKVLFNVFSLEAFAKEIVPKEAY, from the coding sequence ATGAATATGAAAGGACTTTTCCAGTTTGGTTTTGAGGTGGCCAAGGTGGTTATCATTGCCCTGGTTATCGTGGTGCCCCTCCGGGTTTTTGTGTTCCAGCCATTTTTGGTTAGGGGAGATTCCATGGAACCAAACTATCACAGCGGAGACTACCTTATAGTAGACCAGCTTTCCTACCGCTTGCGCTCTCCTGAACGGGGCGAGGTTATTGTCTTGAAGTTTCCTTTTGACCTTTCCCAGCGTTTCATTAAGAGAATCGTGGGACTGCCAGGAGAGACCGTGGAGGTGAAAGACGGTAAGGTGCTGGTATATGGAGAAGAGGAGGGTCAAAGAGATGCCGTTGTTTTGGATGAATCAATATATCTTCCTCTTGACCTTACAACCCCGGGTTCTGCGCGCATTGACTTAAAAAAACAAGAATACTTTGTATTGGGAGACAACAGGCCCTTTTCTTCAGATTCCCGGAAGTGGGGAGTTCTTTCAAAAGAACTCATTGTGGGCAAGGTACTCTTTAACGTCTTTTCTCTGGAGGCTTTTGCAAAAGAGATTGTTCCAAAAGAAGCTTACTAA
- a CDS encoding histidine--tRNA ligase produces MARRPKFQRPTGMRDILPEEQPYFEKIYRTVDDIARFYGFGKIDTPMVEDLELYERGTGQSTDIVEKQMYTMKTKGGDALAMRPEFTPGIVRAYNEHGMLNLSQPVKLYTFGPLFRYEHPQAGRFRQFHQFDFEVFGEESAAIDAQVIQIFYAILRELKFSHLIIEVNSIGDVQCRPYYKKVLVNYLRPRQNSLCADCRRRTRENPLRVLDCKEEKCQRVKAQAPQILDHLCDNCKAHFKSLLEFLDETDLPYHLDPYMVRGLDYYTKTVFEIFSEAEVSPPGRSSEGEEQKEGEETLSRNALVGGGRYDNLVKLLGGKDVPATGAAAGVERIITLMKEKGFPAAEIPDPKVFLAQLGDLPKKKSLKLLEELRKAKISIAESLGRDSLRTQLARADKLEVQYTLILGQREVLDETIVIRRMDTGEQVTVKMEKIVDELKKRLKKTA; encoded by the coding sequence ATGGCAAGAAGACCAAAGTTTCAGCGCCCGACTGGCATGCGAGACATCCTGCCAGAGGAACAGCCATACTTTGAGAAAATCTACCGCACCGTGGACGATATCGCAAGGTTTTATGGCTTTGGGAAAATAGATACCCCCATGGTAGAGGACTTAGAATTGTATGAAAGGGGTACGGGGCAGTCCACCGACATCGTGGAAAAACAGATGTATACCATGAAAACCAAAGGGGGAGACGCCTTGGCGATGCGCCCTGAGTTTACCCCGGGAATTGTTCGAGCGTACAATGAGCACGGCATGCTTAATCTCTCCCAGCCAGTAAAACTCTATACCTTTGGACCCTTGTTTCGGTATGAACACCCTCAGGCAGGAAGGTTTCGCCAGTTCCACCAGTTTGACTTTGAGGTATTTGGAGAGGAAAGTGCTGCCATTGATGCTCAAGTAATCCAAATCTTCTACGCCATTTTAAGGGAATTGAAATTCAGCCACCTCATTATTGAGGTAAACTCCATTGGAGACGTCCAGTGCCGTCCCTACTACAAAAAGGTGTTGGTGAACTACTTGCGTCCCCGCCAAAACTCTTTGTGCGCTGATTGTAGAAGGAGAACGAGAGAAAATCCTCTGAGGGTTCTGGATTGCAAGGAAGAGAAATGCCAGAGAGTAAAGGCCCAAGCTCCCCAGATTTTAGATCATCTGTGCGACAACTGCAAGGCGCATTTTAAGTCCCTGTTGGAGTTTTTGGACGAAACCGACCTCCCCTATCATCTAGACCCCTATATGGTTCGAGGATTGGACTACTATACCAAGACCGTGTTTGAGATTTTTTCTGAGGCAGAAGTGTCTCCCCCGGGGAGATCCTCCGAAGGAGAAGAGCAAAAGGAAGGAGAAGAAACGCTTTCTCGAAACGCTCTGGTGGGAGGGGGAAGGTATGACAATTTAGTAAAGCTCTTGGGAGGAAAAGATGTCCCTGCCACGGGGGCTGCTGCCGGTGTTGAGCGCATTATTACCCTAATGAAGGAAAAGGGATTTCCTGCAGCAGAGATACCCGATCCCAAGGTGTTCCTGGCCCAGCTGGGAGATTTGCCGAAGAAAAAGAGTTTGAAACTTTTAGAAGAACTGCGCAAAGCAAAGATTTCCATTGCAGAATCTCTTGGGCGGGATTCTTTGAGAACACAGCTTGCACGGGCAGACAAGCTTGAGGTTCAATACACCTTGATTTTGGGCCAGCGGGAGGTATTAGACGAAACCATTGTTATTCGAAGGATGGATACGGGCGAGCAGGTGACCGTGAAAATGGAGAAGATTGTAGATGAATTAAAGAAAAGACTTAAAAAAACCGCATGA
- the ybeY gene encoding rRNA maturation RNase YbeY codes for MVEIQNSTKERIRVKQLKTLAERILKKEKSGKKDLSAVLVSPQKMRELNKVWRGKDKATNVLAFPGGKEALGEVVLCPSAIRKDALEYKISFQRAVSWMFVHGLLHLLGYDHKTSNDEKKMTQKEQRYLS; via the coding sequence ATGGTCGAAATACAGAATTCCACCAAAGAGCGAATAAGGGTCAAACAACTCAAGACCCTTGCAGAACGCATCTTGAAGAAAGAAAAATCGGGGAAGAAAGACCTCTCGGCAGTTCTGGTGTCTCCCCAAAAGATGCGGGAGCTTAATAAAGTATGGCGAGGCAAGGACAAGGCAACCAACGTGCTTGCTTTTCCCGGCGGCAAAGAGGCCCTGGGAGAGGTTGTTTTGTGCCCTTCTGCAATACGTAAAGATGCGCTAGAATACAAGATATCCTTTCAAAGGGCTGTTTCTTGGATGTTTGTGCACGGCCTCTTGCATCTCTTGGGGTATGACCACAAGACTTCAAACGACGAAAAGAAAATGACTCAAAAAGAACAGCGATATCTTTCATGA
- a CDS encoding aminoacyl-tRNA hydrolase, producing MYLIVGLGNPGKKYAKTRHNVGFLVLDEFQKKYGFPEFSLSKKHASLVSEGILNETKVVLAKPQTFMNNSGKAVRSLLPKSRLGAPKRDLGNIQNLIVIHDDIDIPLGKVKVSENRGSAGHKGVDSVIQALRTKNFTRMRVGIQPAKGKPSNVETFVLKPFSQEEKALLKSSIAVASQAILKLLEQ from the coding sequence ATGTATCTCATTGTAGGACTGGGAAACCCAGGAAAGAAGTATGCAAAGACCCGTCACAACGTTGGCTTTTTGGTATTGGATGAGTTTCAAAAAAAATATGGCTTCCCCGAATTCTCTCTTTCAAAGAAGCATGCTTCTTTGGTCTCTGAGGGCATCCTTAACGAGACTAAGGTAGTATTGGCAAAACCGCAGACCTTCATGAATAATTCTGGCAAGGCAGTGCGATCCCTCTTGCCTAAATCTCGTTTAGGAGCTCCTAAACGAGATTTAGGAAACATTCAAAACCTCATCGTGATACATGATGATATTGATATTCCTTTGGGAAAAGTGAAGGTTTCTGAAAATAGGGGGTCTGCAGGACACAAGGGAGTTGATTCCGTTATCCAAGCTTTAAGAACAAAGAACTTTACCAGAATGCGAGTTGGCATTCAGCCCGCAAAAGGAAAACCCAGCAACGTTGAGACTTTTGTCTTAAAACCTTTTTCTCAAGAAGAGAAAGCACTTCTCAAATCAAGCATTGCCGTTGCGAGCCAAGCCATCCTTAAATTACTGGAACAATAG
- a CDS encoding peptidoglycan-binding protein, with translation MSFKKIVFLAAFFAILSGVFVVNVHPAKAVTVDELQALIIQLQAKIAQLQQQLTGAPGQPAAFCYDFNINLGFAQSTTAAVKALHTALQKQGFSAGSDITTGVFTENTASAVVGFQQKYKADVLAPHGLQFGTGFVGTTTRAKLNELYGCKGITPPPTEKPEETPVEIPEKPLWDWAYCTAASQCTVEQGDCDTDADCAAGLYCAQNVGVKYGQVSSMDVCEVKSEKSITVLSPNGWEIWQIGATYTIQWSATGYPSYTAVQIGLRDNRYSTELGSGEAVIVNTTNTGSYSFTVPASLGALSGGLLGGTNVYSAIIYVDGGGPGKSDTSNAPFSIVSATTATPSLIITSPGIGETWVGGSQQTIRWQTSGISSQGNINVIELYNIGTDQAWALKYNTPNDGSEVVTVPIFEKPADLLMQIDVTVSGISEVFRTRYTVRINPPSTPFITVSSLNPNGETLEKGTTRYINLKFSPSVPLGGFVINLLRSDIDVAVAVLKFCGTASDYIADNVVPPNVSWQWKVGYAADGKEIPTGSYRVFVYDCGSKIDNVWTGSVAHTKSNVFSIVSATTTTPSVTVLSPNGGESWKVGEIRRISWIASGVNYVRIYIEDDTITGSGSTNYTYDGVISAVQGYYDWTIVQNQLPGGSTLPRNYKIRVDGVNTVAVGADVVARDWSNNTFSIVSLSITSFNYTETDAYGGSIQFSWTSAGADGVELQIACHSGLTSTDAITGANFFCGDIDRSLAPNSSTYLKFTNTSGALINVTATLTPVIGNIGYGTYSKTLNFSIVSGLGLENIENQLASISDAAANLLFEIKKLLGK, from the coding sequence ATGAGTTTTAAAAAAATAGTCTTTCTCGCAGCGTTTTTTGCTATTTTGAGTGGAGTTTTCGTTGTGAATGTTCACCCCGCAAAAGCAGTAACAGTGGATGAACTTCAAGCTTTGATTATTCAACTTCAAGCCAAGATAGCTCAACTCCAGCAGCAGCTTACAGGAGCCCCGGGTCAACCGGCAGCTTTTTGTTATGATTTTAATATTAATCTTGGTTTTGCTCAGAGCACCACTGCCGCCGTAAAAGCGCTTCACACAGCGCTTCAGAAGCAAGGATTTAGTGCTGGAAGCGATATTACTACGGGCGTATTTACAGAGAACACCGCTTCTGCAGTTGTTGGATTTCAACAGAAATACAAAGCAGACGTGCTCGCTCCCCATGGACTACAATTTGGAACCGGGTTTGTAGGAACAACCACACGGGCGAAGTTGAACGAGTTGTATGGATGTAAAGGTATAACGCCTCCACCCACTGAAAAACCAGAAGAAACACCAGTAGAAATTCCAGAAAAACCTCTTTGGGATTGGGCTTACTGTACTGCAGCGAGCCAATGTACCGTTGAGCAGGGTGATTGCGATACCGATGCTGACTGCGCTGCAGGTTTGTACTGCGCCCAGAATGTGGGAGTAAAATATGGCCAAGTTAGCTCCATGGACGTTTGTGAAGTGAAATCAGAAAAATCCATCACCGTTCTTTCTCCAAATGGATGGGAAATCTGGCAGATTGGAGCGACTTATACAATTCAATGGAGCGCAACGGGATATCCTTCATATACAGCAGTTCAAATAGGGTTGCGGGATAATAGATACAGTACAGAGCTGGGAAGCGGAGAAGCGGTTATTGTTAACACTACTAATACGGGCAGTTACAGTTTTACCGTTCCAGCCTCGTTGGGAGCATTATCTGGAGGTTTATTGGGGGGTACAAATGTCTATTCAGCTATTATATATGTTGATGGAGGGGGTCCAGGAAAATCTGATACAAGCAATGCACCATTCAGCATTGTTTCGGCAACGACTGCAACTCCTTCTCTCATCATTACTTCTCCTGGCATCGGAGAAACATGGGTTGGAGGATCACAGCAGACGATTCGATGGCAAACTTCTGGAATTTCTTCTCAAGGGAACATTAACGTGATTGAGCTTTACAATATCGGAACGGATCAAGCATGGGCCCTAAAATACAATACCCCAAACGATGGGAGTGAAGTAGTCACTGTTCCAATCTTTGAAAAACCGGCAGATCTTCTTATGCAGATAGATGTTACCGTGAGCGGTATAAGCGAAGTTTTTCGCACCAGATACACCGTGCGTATAAACCCTCCTTCTACCCCCTTCATCACCGTCTCTTCTCTTAATCCAAACGGTGAAACCCTGGAAAAGGGGACCACGAGGTATATAAATTTGAAGTTTTCGCCTTCTGTGCCGCTCGGCGGATTTGTCATCAATTTGCTTCGTTCAGACATAGACGTGGCAGTTGCAGTTCTTAAGTTTTGTGGGACCGCAAGTGATTATATTGCAGATAATGTCGTTCCACCCAATGTAAGCTGGCAGTGGAAAGTTGGGTATGCTGCAGATGGGAAGGAAATCCCCACCGGTTCATACAGAGTTTTTGTGTATGACTGTGGGAGCAAGATTGACAATGTTTGGACTGGAAGTGTTGCCCATACAAAAAGCAATGTATTCAGCATTGTTTCGGCAACAACTACAACTCCTTCCGTTACCGTTCTTTCTCCCAACGGAGGGGAAAGCTGGAAAGTCGGCGAGATCAGAAGAATATCCTGGATTGCCAGTGGTGTGAATTATGTCAGAATCTATATTGAAGATGATACCATTACTGGTTCTGGTTCAACCAACTATACTTACGACGGAGTCATTTCTGCTGTCCAAGGATATTACGATTGGACAATTGTCCAAAACCAATTACCAGGAGGCAGCACTCTGCCAAGAAATTACAAGATAAGAGTAGATGGTGTTAATACTGTAGCAGTGGGGGCAGATGTGGTTGCAAGAGATTGGAGCAATAATACCTTCAGCATTGTTTCACTGTCCATCACATCATTCAACTACACAGAAACCGATGCTTATGGTGGATCAATACAATTCTCCTGGACAAGCGCTGGGGCCGATGGTGTTGAGTTGCAAATAGCTTGCCATTCAGGGCTTACTAGCACCGATGCTATTACCGGAGCAAACTTCTTTTGTGGTGATATTGATAGAAGTCTCGCGCCAAACAGTTCTACATATCTAAAGTTTACCAACACTTCTGGTGCCTTAATTAATGTTACAGCTACTTTAACTCCGGTTATTGGAAACATTGGTTACGGTACTTATTCTAAAACCCTTAACTTCAGCATAGTTTCGGGATTAGGACTAGAAAATATAGAAAATCAGTTAGCTTCTATTTCTGATGCTGCTGCGAATCTCCTTTTTGAGATAAAGAAACTGTTGGGAAAGTAG
- a CDS encoding CapA family protein, whose product MNRFLLILFMAVFYASILGGSFLFWQDKFQASLVPPLLTQETNKEQITLLFVGDIMLDRGVEFYIKEHQDWKWPFLKIGNYLKGADLVFANLESIISDKGEKQGSIYSFRADPRTLEGLVFAGIDVVSVANNHSLDYGIEALLDSGERLQQAGITPVGAGNSEREARAPVLYDAGGTTVGILAYTALGSPFWQAGEKTPGIAWIDSSLLEQLKLNIKKTKQQADIVVVSFHFGEEYQTKPNAVQQLLSRTAIDAGANLVIGHHPHVIQPIERYKQGWIVYSLGNFVFDQGFSKETMEGMILKVLLHENSITQVMPLMIEISSEFQPAISTESM is encoded by the coding sequence ATGAATCGTTTTCTCCTCATCCTCTTTATGGCTGTTTTCTACGCCTCAATCCTGGGGGGCTCCTTTCTCTTTTGGCAAGACAAGTTTCAAGCCTCTTTGGTTCCTCCCCTACTAACGCAAGAAACAAACAAAGAACAAATAACCCTGCTTTTTGTTGGGGATATTATGCTGGACCGAGGCGTAGAGTTTTACATAAAAGAACACCAGGACTGGAAATGGCCCTTCTTAAAGATAGGTAATTACTTAAAAGGCGCAGACCTTGTCTTTGCAAATCTGGAAAGCATCATTTCAGATAAAGGAGAAAAACAAGGAAGTATCTATTCTTTCAGGGCAGATCCAAGAACTCTGGAAGGATTAGTGTTTGCTGGCATCGATGTTGTTTCTGTCGCAAACAACCACAGCTTGGACTACGGCATTGAAGCGCTGCTGGACTCTGGAGAACGGCTACAGCAAGCCGGGATTACTCCTGTGGGTGCAGGGAACTCGGAGAGGGAAGCCAGGGCTCCTGTTCTCTATGACGCGGGAGGCACAACCGTTGGAATTCTTGCCTACACCGCTCTTGGCTCCCCTTTCTGGCAGGCCGGAGAAAAGACTCCTGGTATTGCATGGATAGATTCCTCTTTGCTTGAACAACTCAAGCTAAACATCAAGAAAACAAAACAGCAGGCAGATATTGTTGTTGTTTCTTTTCATTTTGGAGAAGAGTATCAAACAAAGCCAAACGCCGTGCAGCAGCTTCTTTCCAGGACCGCGATTGATGCTGGCGCCAACCTTGTTATTGGCCACCATCCCCATGTCATACAACCCATAGAACGCTACAAGCAGGGGTGGATTGTCTACAGCCTGGGAAACTTTGTGTTTGACCAGGGCTTTTCAAAAGAAACCATGGAAGGAATGATACTCAAAGTTCTTCTGCACGAAAACAGCATAACCCAAGTTATGCCTCTTATGATAGAAATCTCTTCTGAGTTTCAGCCGGCTATCTCTACAGAATCTATGTAA